CCGAAAGCGATCTTGAAGCGTCCCTTGTCACGAAGTTACGGGATCTCAAATACGAATATCGCCCCGACATCCGAGATCGAGCAACGCTGGAAGCAAACTTCAGGGAAAAGTTCGAATCCCTGAATCGTGTCAGACTCACCGACGGTGAGTTCCAGCGACTACTCGATGAGATCATCACACCCGACGTTTACGAAGCCGCACGCTCTCTCCGGAACCGGGAAGCGTTCACCCGTGCCGACGGCACGCCGCTCAATTACACCCTCGTTAACATCAAGGACTGGTGTAAAAACCACTTCGAAGTCGTCAATCAGCTCCGCATCAATACGGACAACAGCCATCACCGCTACGACGTCATGCTGCTCATCAACGGCGTCCCCGTCGTTCAGATCGAACTAAAGACGCTCGGGATCAGCCCCCGGCGGGCGATGGAGCAGATCGTCGACTACAAGAACGACCCCGGTAACGGATACACCAGGACGCTTCTCTGCTACGTCCAGCTCTTCATCGTCAGCAACCGCACCGACACGTGGTACTTCGCCAACAACAATGGGCGGCACTTCGCCTTCGACGCGGACGAGCGGTTCCTTCCGATCTACCAGTGCGCGGCCGAGGACAACACGAAGATCACCCACCTGGACGACTTCGCCGATCGATTCCTCGCCAAGTGCACGCTTGGCCAGACGATCAGCAAGTACATGGTCCTCATCGCGAGCGAGCAGAAGCTCCTGATGATGCGC
The genomic region above belongs to Acidobacteriota bacterium and contains:
- a CDS encoding type I restriction endonuclease, with translation MITPESDLEASLVTKLRDLKYEYRPDIRDRATLEANFREKFESLNRVRLTDGEFQRLLDEIITPDVYEAARSLRNREAFTRADGTPLNYTLVNIKDWCKNHFEVVNQLRINTDNSHHRYDVMLLINGVPVVQIELKTLGISPRRAMEQIVDYKNDPGNGYTRTLLCYVQLFIVSNRTDTWYFANNNGRHFAFDADERFLPIYQCAAEDNTKITHLDDFADRFLAKCTLGQTISKYMVLIASEQKLLMMR